Proteins from a single region of Euleptes europaea isolate rEulEur1 chromosome 21, rEulEur1.hap1, whole genome shotgun sequence:
- the USP7 gene encoding ubiquitin carboxyl-terminal hydrolase 7, translating to MNHHQQQPQPPPPQQQQKPGEQQLSEPEDMEMEAGDADDPPRITQNPVINGNVAMADGHNNTEEDMEDDTSWRSEATFQFTVERFNRLSESVLSPPCFVRNLPWKIMVMPRLYPDRPHQKSVGFFLQCNAESDSTSWSCHAQAVLKIINYKDDEKSFSRRISHLFFHKENDWGFSNFMSWSEVTDPDKGYIEDDKVTFEVCVQADAPHGVAWDSKKHTGYVGLKNQGATCYMNSLLQTLFFTNQLRKAVYMMPTEGDDSSKSVPLALQRVFYELQHSDKPVGTKKLTKSFGWETLDSFMQHDVQELCRVLLDNVENKMKGTCVEGTIPKLFRGKMVSYIQCKHVDYRSERIEDYYDIQLSIKGKKNIFESFIDYVAVEQLDGDNKYDAGEHGLQEAEKGVKFLTLPPVLHLQLMRFMYDPQTDQNIKINDRFEFPDQLPLDEFLQKTDPKDAANYILHAVLVHSGDNHGGHYVVYLNPKGDGKWCKFDDDVVSRCTKEEAIEHNYGGHDDDLSVRHCTNAYMLVYIRETKLSEVLQPVTDHDIPQQLVERLQEEKRIEAQKRKERQEAHLYMQVQIVTEDQFCGHQGNDMYDEEKVKYTVFKVLKNSTLAEFVQNLSQTMGFPQDQIRLWPMQARSNGTKRPAMLDNEADGNKTMIELSDNENPWTIFLETVDPEMAATGATLPKFDKDHDVMLFLKMYDPKTRSLNYCGHIYTPISCKIRDLLPVMCERAGFPQESNLILYEEVKPNLTERIQDYDVSLDKALDELMDGDIIVFQKDDPENDNSELPTAKEYFRDLYHRVDVIFCDKTIPNDPGFVVTLSNRMNYFQVAKTVAQRLNTDPMLLQFFKSQGYRDGPGNPLRHNYDGTLRDLLQFFKPRQPKKLYYQQLKMKITDFENRRSFKCIWLNSLFREEEITLYPDKHGCVRDLLEECKKAVELSERGSGKLRLLEIVSYKIIGVHQEDELLECLSPATSRTFRIEEIPLDQVDLDKENEMLITVAHFQKEVFGTFGTPFLLRIHQGEHFREVMKRIQAVLDIQEKEFEKFKFAIVMMGRHQYLNEDEYEVNLKDFEPQPGNMSHPRPWLGLDHFNKAPKRSRYTYLEKAIKIHN from the exons CTGGAGATGCCGACGACCCACCAAGAATCACTCAAAATCCAGTCATCAATGGGAATGTAGCGATGGCTGATGGCCACAACAACACGGAAGAAGACATGGAGGATG ACACGAGCTGGCGCTCAGAAGCAACGTTCCAGTTCACAGTTGAACGTTTCAATCGGCTGAGCGAATCGGTCCTGAGCCCCCCCTGCTTCGTGCGGAACCTGCCGTGGAAGATTATGGTGATGCCGCGACTTTACCCGGACAGGCCGCACCAAAAAAGTGTAGGATTCTTTCTTCAATGCAATGCTGAGTCTGATTCCAC GTCGTGGTCCTGTCACGCTCAAGCTGTCCTCAAGATAATAAATTACAAGGACGACGAGAAATCTTTCAGCCGCCGGATTAGCCACTTGTTCTTCCATAAAGAAAACGACTGGGGCTTTTCCAACTTCATGTCATGGAGT gaaGTTACTGATCCAGATAAAGGCTACATAGAAGACGACAAAGTCACTTTTGAAGTCTGCGTTCAAGCCGATGCCCCACACGGCGTGGC GTGGGATTCCAAGAAGCATACAGGCTACGTGGGGCTGAAGAACCAGGGAGCAACCTGTTATATGAACAGTTTATTACAGACACTATTTTTCACAAACCAGCTGCGAAAG GCTGTGTACATGATGCCCACAGAAGGAGATGACTCATCGAAAAGTGTTCCTTTAGCATTGCAGAGGGTGTTCTATGAGCTTCAGCATAGCGACAAACCTGTAGGAACTAAGAAGCTAACCAAATCGTTTGG ATGGGAGACTTTAGACAGCTTCATGCAACATGACGTTCAGGAGCTGTGTCGGGTG TTGCTTGATAATgtggaaaataaaatgaaaggaaCATGTGTAGAGGGCACGATTCCTAAATTATTCCGAGGCAAGATGGTG TCTTATATCCAATGCAAACACGTAGACTATCGGTCTGAACGAATAGAGGATTATTATGATATCCAACTAAgtataaagggaaagaaaaaca TATTTGAGTCGTTCATTGACTACGTTGCAGTGGAACAGCTGGACGGGGACAACAAGTACGATGCTGGGGAGCACGGCTTGCAG GAAGCGGAGAAGGGGGTCAAGTTCCTCACGCTGCCCCCCGTGCTGCACCTGCAACTCATGCGGTTCATGTACGACCCCCAAACTGACCAGAACATCAAGATCAACGACAG GTTTGAGTTTCCGGATCAGTTGCCTCTCGACGAATTTTTACAAAAAACTGACCCTAAAGATGCAGCCAACTACATTCTTCATGCAGTGCTTGTACACAGCGGAGACAACCACGGCGGACATTATGTTGTTTACTTGAATCCAAAAGGCGATGGGAAA TGGTGTAAATTTGACGACGACGTTGTGTCTAGATGTACAAAAGAAGAAGCTATTGAACATAACTACGGCGGCCACGATGATGACCTGTCTGTACGGCATTGTACGAATGCCTACATGTTGGTTTACATCAGGGAGACCAAACTAA GTGAAGTCCTGCAGCCGGTCACGGACCATGATATCCCTCAGCAGCTAGTGGAAAGGTTGCAAGAAGAGAAGAGAATAGAGGCTCAGAAGAGAAAGGAGAGGCAGGAAGCCCACCTCTACATGCAAGTGCAG ATAGTCACAGAGGACCAGTTTTGTGGCCACCAAGGAAACGACATGTATGATGAAGAGAAAGTGAAATACACGGTGTTCAAGGTGTTGAAGAACTCGACGCTGGCAGAGTTTGTTCAAAACCTTTCTCAGACCATG GGGTTTCCTCAAGATCAGATTCGGTTGTGGCCGATGCAGGCCCGAAGTAATGGAACGAAACGGCCAGCGATGTTGGATAACGAAGCGGATGGCAATAAAACT ATGATTGAGCTTAGCGACAATGAAAATCCGTGGACTATATTCCTGGAAACGGTAGACCCAGAAATGGCCGCAACGGGAGCAACGTTACCCAAGTTTGACAAAGACC ACGATGTCATGTTGTTCCTGAAGATGTATGACCCAAAGACACGGAGTTTGAATTACTGTGGACATATCTACACACCGATATCCTGTAAAATAC GTGACTTGCTGCCGGTTATGTGTGAGAGAGCAGGATTTCCCCAAGAATCTAATCTTATCCTCTATGAG GAAGTTAAACCGAATTTAACGGAGAGAATCCAGGACTATGACGTGTCGCTCGACAAAGCTCTTGATGAACTCATGGATGGCGACATCATTGTGTTTCAGAA GGATGACCCCGAGAATGATAACAGCGAACTTCCCACCGCAAAAGAGTACTTCCGAGACTTGTACCACCGAGTCGACGTCATCTTCTGTGACAAAACCATCCCCAACGACCCGGGCTTCGTCGTGACGTTGTCCAACAGAATGAATTATTTTCAG GTTGCGAAGACAGTCGCCCAGAGGCTTAACACAGacccaatgctgctgcagttcttcAAGTCTCAAGG TTATAGAGATGGGCCAGGTAACCCTCTTAGACATAATTATGATGGAACTTTAAGAGATCTTCTGCAATTCTTCAAGCCTAGGCAACCTAAGAAACTCTACTATCAGCAG CTCAAAATGAAAATCACAGACTTTGAAAACAGGCGAAGTTTTAAGTGCATATGGCTAAACAGCCTCTTTAGGGAAGAG GAGATAACACTGTATCCAGACAAGCACGGCTGCGTACGAGACTTATTAGAGGAATGTAAAAAAGCTGTAGAGCTCTCGGAGAGGGGGTCGGGGAAGTTAAG GCTGCTAGAAATTGTAAGTTACAAAATAATCGGTGTCCATCAGGAAGATGAATTGTTAGAGTGTTTATCACCAGCAACCAGTCGGACGTTTCGAATAGAG GAAATCCCCCTGGACCAGGTAGACCTAGATAAGGAGAATGAGATGCTCATCACGGTTGCTCATTTCCAGAAAGAGGTTTTCGGGACATTTGGAACGCCTTTCTTGCTAAGGATACACCAG GGTGAACACTTTCGGGAAGTGATGAAGAGGATCCAGGCCGTGTTGGACATCCAGGAGAAGGAATTTGAAAAG TTTAAGTTTGCTATCGTAATGATGGGTCGGCACCAGTATCTAAATGAAGATGAATATGAAGTGAACTTGAAAGATTTTGAGCCCCAACCCG GCAACATGTCTCACCCCCGGCCGTGGCTAGGGCTTGACCATttcaacaaagccccaaagagaaGTCGCTACACGTACCTTGAAAAAGCTATTAAAATCCATAACTGA